In Cicer arietinum cultivar CDC Frontier isolate Library 1 chromosome 1, Cicar.CDCFrontier_v2.0, whole genome shotgun sequence, one DNA window encodes the following:
- the LOC101496267 gene encoding uncharacterized protein isoform X2 has protein sequence MKTDSSSKDNVDGRNNFSVKSDVNESVPVELQDHVKNVLNEGEVEDEKTLDLSSKDGGEIVEVIHESVVSDAKWICKSPDGGLSSTASDWPSFNTEPCSYPYSLVGDEEAIVAVWHLQHSAIDACQKFLAPDAGSDCDEDVIEDEDEDEDEGEDESEDELVENCGEESEEYKFLEKVFAEDVGLRKYYEDNNKEGDFYCLVCGGIKKKMWKRFKDCVALIQHSTTILRTKRKRAHRAYAQVICKVVGWDIDQLPGIVLKDFDSSLIASRKILLEPEKPAAVSGVDDGNGEPVNPVDN, from the exons ATGAAGACTGATTCATCATCTAAg GATAATGTTGATGGTAGAAATAATTTTTCCGTTAAATCTGATGTTAATGAATCAGTTCCAGTTGAGCTTCAGGATCATGTTAAG AATGTTTTGAACGAAGGTGAGGTTGAAGATGAAAAAACATTGGATTTGAGTTCAAAAGATGGAGGAGAAATTGTTGAG GTAATTCATGAATCTGTGGTTTCCGATGCTAAATGGATTTGCAAAAGTCCCGATGGTGGTTTATCTTCAACGGCTTCAGATTGGCCTTCCTTCAACACCGAGCCATGTTCGTACCCTTATTCTCTTGTGGGGGACGAGGAAGCAATTGTCGCAGTTTGGCATTTGCAGCACAGCGCAATAGATGCTTGCCAAAAGTTCTTAGCTCCCGATGCAGGTTCTGATTGTGATGAGGATGtaattgaagatgaagatgaagatgaagatgaggGTGAGGATGAAAGTGAAGATGAGTTGGTTGAAAATTGTGGTGAAGAATCTGAAGAGTATAAGTTCCTTGAAAAAGTGTTTGCTGAAGATGTCGGCTTGAGGAAATATTACGAGGACAATAACAAAGAAGGAGATTTTTATTGTTTGGTTTGTGGTGGTATTAAGAAGAAAATGTGGAAGAGATTTAAGGATTGTGTTGCACTAATTCAACATTCGACTACTATACTAAGGACGAAAAGGAAGCGAGCTCACCGGGCTTATGCACAAGTCATCTGTAAAGTTGTTGGTTGGGACATTGATCAGTTACCAGGAATCGTGTTGAAGGATTTTGATTCCTCCTTAATAGCTTCAAGAAAGATTTTG CTTGAACCCGAAAAACCTGCTGCTGTGAGTGGTGTTGATGATGGAAAT GGTGAACCTGTTAATCCTGTTGATAACTAA
- the LOC101496267 gene encoding uncharacterized protein isoform X1, giving the protein MKTDSSSKDNVDGRNNFSVKSDVNESVPVELQDHVKVLRQIVTENVLNEGEVEDEKTLDLSSKDGGEIVEVIHESVVSDAKWICKSPDGGLSSTASDWPSFNTEPCSYPYSLVGDEEAIVAVWHLQHSAIDACQKFLAPDAGSDCDEDVIEDEDEDEDEGEDESEDELVENCGEESEEYKFLEKVFAEDVGLRKYYEDNNKEGDFYCLVCGGIKKKMWKRFKDCVALIQHSTTILRTKRKRAHRAYAQVICKVVGWDIDQLPGIVLKDFDSSLIASRKILLEPEKPAAVSGVDDGNGEPVNPVDN; this is encoded by the exons ATGAAGACTGATTCATCATCTAAg GATAATGTTGATGGTAGAAATAATTTTTCCGTTAAATCTGATGTTAATGAATCAGTTCCAGTTGAGCTTCAGGATCATGTTAAGGTGCTTCGTCAAATTGTTACTGAG AATGTTTTGAACGAAGGTGAGGTTGAAGATGAAAAAACATTGGATTTGAGTTCAAAAGATGGAGGAGAAATTGTTGAG GTAATTCATGAATCTGTGGTTTCCGATGCTAAATGGATTTGCAAAAGTCCCGATGGTGGTTTATCTTCAACGGCTTCAGATTGGCCTTCCTTCAACACCGAGCCATGTTCGTACCCTTATTCTCTTGTGGGGGACGAGGAAGCAATTGTCGCAGTTTGGCATTTGCAGCACAGCGCAATAGATGCTTGCCAAAAGTTCTTAGCTCCCGATGCAGGTTCTGATTGTGATGAGGATGtaattgaagatgaagatgaagatgaagatgaggGTGAGGATGAAAGTGAAGATGAGTTGGTTGAAAATTGTGGTGAAGAATCTGAAGAGTATAAGTTCCTTGAAAAAGTGTTTGCTGAAGATGTCGGCTTGAGGAAATATTACGAGGACAATAACAAAGAAGGAGATTTTTATTGTTTGGTTTGTGGTGGTATTAAGAAGAAAATGTGGAAGAGATTTAAGGATTGTGTTGCACTAATTCAACATTCGACTACTATACTAAGGACGAAAAGGAAGCGAGCTCACCGGGCTTATGCACAAGTCATCTGTAAAGTTGTTGGTTGGGACATTGATCAGTTACCAGGAATCGTGTTGAAGGATTTTGATTCCTCCTTAATAGCTTCAAGAAAGATTTTG CTTGAACCCGAAAAACCTGCTGCTGTGAGTGGTGTTGATGATGGAAAT GGTGAACCTGTTAATCCTGTTGATAACTAA
- the LOC101496267 gene encoding uncharacterized protein isoform X3, which translates to MKTDSSSKNVLNEGEVEDEKTLDLSSKDGGEIVEVIHESVVSDAKWICKSPDGGLSSTASDWPSFNTEPCSYPYSLVGDEEAIVAVWHLQHSAIDACQKFLAPDAGSDCDEDVIEDEDEDEDEGEDESEDELVENCGEESEEYKFLEKVFAEDVGLRKYYEDNNKEGDFYCLVCGGIKKKMWKRFKDCVALIQHSTTILRTKRKRAHRAYAQVICKVVGWDIDQLPGIVLKDFDSSLIASRKILLEPEKPAAVSGVDDGNGEPVNPVDN; encoded by the exons ATGAAGACTGATTCATCATCTAAg AATGTTTTGAACGAAGGTGAGGTTGAAGATGAAAAAACATTGGATTTGAGTTCAAAAGATGGAGGAGAAATTGTTGAG GTAATTCATGAATCTGTGGTTTCCGATGCTAAATGGATTTGCAAAAGTCCCGATGGTGGTTTATCTTCAACGGCTTCAGATTGGCCTTCCTTCAACACCGAGCCATGTTCGTACCCTTATTCTCTTGTGGGGGACGAGGAAGCAATTGTCGCAGTTTGGCATTTGCAGCACAGCGCAATAGATGCTTGCCAAAAGTTCTTAGCTCCCGATGCAGGTTCTGATTGTGATGAGGATGtaattgaagatgaagatgaagatgaagatgaggGTGAGGATGAAAGTGAAGATGAGTTGGTTGAAAATTGTGGTGAAGAATCTGAAGAGTATAAGTTCCTTGAAAAAGTGTTTGCTGAAGATGTCGGCTTGAGGAAATATTACGAGGACAATAACAAAGAAGGAGATTTTTATTGTTTGGTTTGTGGTGGTATTAAGAAGAAAATGTGGAAGAGATTTAAGGATTGTGTTGCACTAATTCAACATTCGACTACTATACTAAGGACGAAAAGGAAGCGAGCTCACCGGGCTTATGCACAAGTCATCTGTAAAGTTGTTGGTTGGGACATTGATCAGTTACCAGGAATCGTGTTGAAGGATTTTGATTCCTCCTTAATAGCTTCAAGAAAGATTTTG CTTGAACCCGAAAAACCTGCTGCTGTGAGTGGTGTTGATGATGGAAAT GGTGAACCTGTTAATCCTGTTGATAACTAA
- the LOC101496596 gene encoding uroporphyrinogen decarboxylase 1, chloroplastic: MDTIPTSINSGFGWKSSSFFLQSNSFNLISIPFKPKPSLTKFTLTCSAASSSSDPLLVKAARGDPVNRPPAWMMRQAGRYMAVYRKLAKKHPSFRERSETTDLIVEISLQPWKAFRPDGVIIFSDILTPLPAFGIDFDIEDVRGPVIQSPIRSEEGLKVLHPIDFDKLRFVGDSLKILRQEVGGHAAVLGFVGAPWTLATYIVEGGTTRTYTTIKSMCHTAPHILKTLLSHLTKAIADYIIFQVESGAHCIQIFDSWGGQLPPEMWERWSKPYIKEIVNLVKKKCPDTPLVLYINGNGGLLERMIDTGVDVIGLDWTVDMADGRRRLGSGIGVQGNVDPAYLFSPLTALTEEIQRVVRCAGPKQHILNLGHGVLVGTPEEAVAHFFEVARSLKFDTVSQNNTASVV, encoded by the exons ATGGATACCATCCCTACTTCAATCAACAG TGGTTTTGGATGGAAATCGTCCTCCTTTTTTCTACAATCCAATTCCTTCAACCTAATTTCAATTCCATTCAAACCAAAACCGTCTCTCACCAAGTTTACTCTCACTTGCTCTGCCGCCTCTTCTTCTTCTG aTCCTCTCTTGGTGAAGGCTGCAAGGGGAGATCCTGTTAATCGTCCTCCGGCATGGATGATGCGTCAGGCAGGAAGGTACATGGCTGTTTACAGAAAGCTTGCCAAGAAACATCCGTCCTTCCGAGAGAGGTCTGAGACAACTGATCTCATTGTAGAAATTTCTTTGCAGCCTTGGAAAGCTTTCAGGCCCGATGGAGTAATTATTTTCTCCGACATCCTTACACCTCTACCTGCATTTGGGATTGACTTTGACATAGAAGATGTCAGGGGACCTGTAATACAGTCACCTATACGCTCTGAGGAGGGATTAAAGGTTTTGCACCCTATTGACTTCGACAAGCTTAGATTTGTAGGAGATTCACTTAAGATCCTACGGCAAGAG GTTGGTGGTCATGCTGCTGTTTTAGGTTTCGTCGGAGCACCTTGGACATTGGCAACATATATAGTTGAAGGAGGTACAACGCGCACATATACAACCATTAAGAGCATGTGCCATACAGCACCACACATACTGAAGACTCTGCTTTCTCATTTGACAAAGGCAATAGCAGATTACATCATTTTCCAAGTGGAATCTGGGGCTCACTGCATACAAATATTTGATTCGTGGGGTGGACAACTACCGCCTGAGATGTGGGAACGCTGGTCAAAGCCTTATATCAAAGAG ATTGTAAATTTGGTCAAGAAAAAGTGCCCAGACACACCACTTGTTCTTTATATAAATGGAAATGGTGGCCTTCTCGAGCGTATGATAGATACTGGAGTTGATGTTATTGGACTCGATTGGACAGTGGATATGGCTGACGGTAGAAGAAGATTAGGTAGCGGAATAGGCGTGCAAGGAAATGTCGACCCTGCTTACTTATTCTCTCCTCTTACTGCCCTGACCGAAGAAATTCAGAG GGTTGTGCGGTGTGCGGGACCTAAACAACACATCCTTAATCTTGGGCATGGTGTTCTTGTTGGAACACCTGAAGAAGCCGTTGCACATTTCTTTGAAGTAGCCAGGAGCTTGAAGTTTGACACAGTCTCTCAAAATAACACTGCAAGTGTAGTTTGA
- the LOC101496918 gene encoding GEM-like protein 1 isoform X2 translates to MESHSSCGLRRLMVVWQWSSCNSRWMMVEPYDSQYLGVRISSSPADAAMARLVQGTKMLANGGSDKLFHQTFGVFQGEKILKQYVCYISTPSGPVIGTLYITTKRLAFCSDYPLCHYPFSLHHQCMFYKVVMQLDQLRTVSPSTNRFNSKEKYIQIVTVDDYEFLFMGFVSYDRALKTLNEVLQHYGNRSSSGNINVTRHVA, encoded by the exons ATGGAATCACA CAGTTCGTGTGGTCTACGACGGCTCATGGTGGTCTGGCAATGGAGCTCTTGCAATTCACGGTGGATGATGGTGGAGCCCTACGACTCACAGTACCTCGGCG TAAGAATCAGTTCTAGTCCAGCTGATGCTGCAATGGCTAGACTAGTTCAAGGAACAAAAATGCTTGCAAATGGGGGATCTGATAAGCTATTTCATCAAACATTTGGTGTTTTTCAAGGAGAGAAAATATTAAAGCAATATGTTTGTTACATATCAACACCATCTGGACCTGTAATTGGAACACTATATATAACAACTAAGAGGTTGGCATTTTGCAGTGATTACCCACTCTGTCATTATCCATTCTCCTTGCACCATCAATGCATGTTCTATAAG GTGGTAATGCAGCTGGATCAGTTGAGGACAGTTAGTCCTTCAACAAACAGATttaactcaaaagaaaaatacatcCAGATTGTGACAGTGGATGATTATGAGTTCTTGTTTATGGGGTTTGTGTCATATGACAGAGCTCTCAAAACTCTGAATGAGGTTCTACAGCATTATGGCAACCGTTCTTCAAGTGGAAACATTAATGTGACAAGGCATGTGGCCTAA
- the LOC101496918 gene encoding GEM-like protein 2 isoform X1: MNNHREIHVVDGTTSTNLHNNSNNPYVHLSPSSAAANRPNSVDKISGVINNCSKKVEEATRHAENMVDNIWNHIRISSSPADAAMARLVQGTKMLANGGSDKLFHQTFGVFQGEKILKQYVCYISTPSGPVIGTLYITTKRLAFCSDYPLCHYPFSLHHQCMFYKVVMQLDQLRTVSPSTNRFNSKEKYIQIVTVDDYEFLFMGFVSYDRALKTLNEVLQHYGNRSSSGNINVTRHVA, encoded by the exons ATGAACAATCATAGAGAAATTCATGTTGTTGATGGAACAACTAGTACAAACTTGCACAACAATAGCAACAACCCTTATGTTCACCTTTCCCCTTCTTCTGCAGCTGCAAACC GTCCTAATTCAGTGGACAAAATAAGTGGTGTGATAAATAATTGTAGTAAGAAGGTTGAAGAAGCAACTAGACATGCTGAGAATATGGTTGATAATATATGGAATCACA TAAGAATCAGTTCTAGTCCAGCTGATGCTGCAATGGCTAGACTAGTTCAAGGAACAAAAATGCTTGCAAATGGGGGATCTGATAAGCTATTTCATCAAACATTTGGTGTTTTTCAAGGAGAGAAAATATTAAAGCAATATGTTTGTTACATATCAACACCATCTGGACCTGTAATTGGAACACTATATATAACAACTAAGAGGTTGGCATTTTGCAGTGATTACCCACTCTGTCATTATCCATTCTCCTTGCACCATCAATGCATGTTCTATAAG GTGGTAATGCAGCTGGATCAGTTGAGGACAGTTAGTCCTTCAACAAACAGATttaactcaaaagaaaaatacatcCAGATTGTGACAGTGGATGATTATGAGTTCTTGTTTATGGGGTTTGTGTCATATGACAGAGCTCTCAAAACTCTGAATGAGGTTCTACAGCATTATGGCAACCGTTCTTCAAGTGGAAACATTAATGTGACAAGGCATGTGGCCTAA
- the LOC101497242 gene encoding protein LIGHT-DEPENDENT SHORT HYPOCOTYLS 7-like codes for MSNKGKDIVEGSSRSSTSTIGDATGGGDHQRQQQQQQQQQIPLSRYESQKRRDWNTFGQYLRNQRPPVALSQCNSNHVLEFLRYLDQFGKTKVHLQGCLFFGQVEPPGPCTCPLKQAWGSLDALIGRLRAAYEENGGLPETNPFASGSIRIYLREVRDSQAKARGIPYKKKKKKRIAIKHNGDTSNLPM; via the coding sequence ATGTCCAACAAAGGAAAAGACATAGTAGAAGGATCATCAAGATCTTCCACTTCAACAATAGGTGATGCCACCGGCGGTGGCGATCATCAACGACAAcaacagcagcaacaacaacaacagatACCACTTAGCCGATACGAATCTCAAAAGAGAAGAGATTGGAACACTTTTGGACAATACTTAAGGAATCAAAGGCCACCAGTTGCACTCTCACAGTGTAACTCAAACCATGTTCTTGAGTTTCTAAGGTACTTAGACCAATTTGGAAAAACCAAAGTGCACTTACAAGGTTGTCTCTTTTTTGGTCAAGTTGAACCACCTGGTCCTTGTACTTGTCCTCTAAAACAAGCTTGGGGAAGCCTTgatgcacttattggaagatTAAGAGCTGCTTATGAAGAAAATGGAGGATTACCTGAGACTAATCCTTTTGCTAGTGGTTCCATTAGAATCTATCTTCGTGAAGTGAGAGACTCTCAAGCTAAAGCAAGAGGAATTCCttacaagaagaaaaagaagaagagaatTGCAATCAAACATAATGGGGATACCTCAAACTTACCTATGTAG